In one Phyllostomus discolor isolate MPI-MPIP mPhyDis1 chromosome 8, mPhyDis1.pri.v3, whole genome shotgun sequence genomic region, the following are encoded:
- the LOC114515213 gene encoding olfactory receptor 3A1, whose product MPYQELMQPEPGANGTAVTEFILLGLVETLELLPVVFVLFLFAYLVTVGGNLSILAAILVEPKLHTPMYFFLGNLSVLDIGCITVTVPSMLGRLLTHKRAIPYGACLTQLFFFHLLVGVDCFLLTAMAYDRFLAICRPLTYSTHMSLMVQGILVAVSWACAFTNALTHTVAISTLNFCGPNVIHHFYCDLPQLFQLSCSSTQLNEQLLFAVGFIMAGTPMALIVTSYAHVAAAVLRIRSVEGRKKTFSTCGSHLTVVALFYGSGIFNYMRLGSAKLSDKDKAVGIFNTVINPMLNPIIYSLRNPHVQGALWRVITGKRSLI is encoded by the coding sequence GAACTAATGCAACCAGAACCTGGGGCCAATGGAACAGCTGTTACTGAATTCATCCTGCTGGGCTTGGTGGAGACACTGGAGCTCCTACCAGTTGTCTTTGTGCTCTTCCTCTTTGCCTACCTGGTAACAGTTGGGGGCAACCTGAGCAttctggcagccatcttggtggAGCCCAAActccacacccccatgtacttcttcttGGGGAACCTGTCAGTGCTGGACATTGGATGTATCACTGTCACTGTTCCCTCAATGCTGGGTCGTCTGTTGACCCACAAGCGTGCTATTCCTTATGGAGCTTGCCTCACacagcttttcttctttcatctcctGGTTGGTGTGGACTGCTTTTTGTTGACAGCCATGGCCTATGACCGATTCCTGGCCATCTGCCGGCCCCTCACCTATAGCACCCACATGAGTCTGATGGTCCAGGGGATTTTGGTGGCTGTGTCCTGGGCCTGTGCCTTTACCAATGCATTGACCCACACTGTGGCCATATCCACACTCAACTTCTGTGGTCCCAATGTGATCCATCACTTCTACTGTGACCTCCCACAGCTCTTCCAGCTGTCCTGTTCCAGCACCCAACTCAATGAGCAGTTGCTCTTTGCTGTTGGTTTCATAATGGCAGGTACACCCATGGCTCTCATTGTTACCTCCTATGCCCACGTGGCAGCTGCCGTTTTACGAATCCGCTCAGTGGAGGGCAGGAAGAAAACCTTCTCCACATGTGGTTCCCATCTCACTGTGGTCGCTCTATTCTATGGCTCAGGTATCTTTAACTACATGCGACTAGGTTCAGCCAAGCTTTCAGATAAGGATAAAGCTGTTGGAATTTTTAACACTGTCATCAACCCCATGCTCAACCCAATCATCTACAGCCTCCGGAACCCTCATGTGCAGGGTGCCCTCTGGCGGGTGATCACAGGGAAGCGGTCACTGATTTGA
- the LOC114515211 gene encoding olfactory receptor 3A2 — protein MEPESEANGTAVTEFILLGLVETPELWPFVFVLFLFAYLVSVGGNLSILAAILVEPKLHTPMYFFLGNLSVLDVGCITVTVPAMLDRLLSHRRIISYQACLSQLFFFHLLAGMDCFLLTAMAYDRFLAICRPLTYSTRMSQTVQSSLVAVSWACGISNALTHTIALSTLNFCGPNVINHFYCDLPQLFQLSCSSIQFNELLLFVMCILMAGVPLVLIITSYTHVAAAVLRIRSVEGRKKAFSTCGSHLTVVCLFYGTGIFNYMRLGSEESSDKDKGVGVFNTVINPMLNPLVYSLRNPDVQGALWRVLMGKWSLT, from the coding sequence ATGGAGCCAGAATCAGAGGCAAATGGAACTGCTGTCACTGAGTTTATTCTACTGGGCTTGGTGGAGACACCAGAGCTGTGGCCTTTTGTCTTTGTGCTCTTCCTCTTTGCCTACCTGGTTTCAGTTGGGGGCAACCTGAGCATCTTGGCTGCCATCTTGGTCGAGCCCAAACTCCATacacccatgtacttcttcctgggGAACTTGTCAGTGCTGGATGTTGGGTGTATCACTGTCACTGTCCCTGCCATGTTGGATCGCCTCTTGTCCCATAGGCGTATAATCTCCTATCAAGCCTGCCTCTcccaactcttcttcttccacctTCTGGCTGGGATGGATTGCTTCCTATTGACAGCCATGGCCTATGACCGATTCCTGGCCATCTGCCGGCCCCTCACCTACAGCACCCGCATGAGCCAGACAGTCCAGTCATCACTGGTGGCTGTGTCCTGGGCCTGTGGCATCAGCAATGCACTGACCCACACTATTGCCCTTAGTACCCTCAACTTTTGTGGTCCCAATGTCATCAATCACTTCTACTGTGACCTCCCACAGCTCTTCCAGCTCTCCTGTTCCAGCATCCAATTCAATGAGCTGTTGCTCTTTGTCATGTGTATTCTAATGGCAGGTGTCCCTCTGGTTCTCATCATCACCTCCTACACCCACGTGGCAGCTGCAGTTTTACGAATCCGCTCagtggaaggcaggaagaaagctTTCTCCACATGTGGCTCCCACCTCACTGTGGTTTGCCTCTTCTATGGAACTGGTATCTTCAACTACATGCGTTTAGGTTCAGAGGAGTCTTCAGACAAGGATAAAGGGGTTGGGGTTTTCAACACAGTTATCAACCCCATGCTGAACCCACTTGTCTATAGCCTTAGAAACCCTGATGTGCAGGGTGCCCTGTGGAGGGTGCTCATGGGGAAGTGGTCACTGACCTGA